In the Malaya genurostris strain Urasoe2022 chromosome 1, Malgen_1.1, whole genome shotgun sequence genome, one interval contains:
- the LOC131426292 gene encoding lipase 1-like, whose protein sequence is MVRVIWLLVLSSVHVCLVQCGFRNSSAPFLMEEEDALLTVPQLIRKNGFSVEEHRVRTEDGYLLTMFRIPPRKPGLRKHPVFMMHSLFSSSADWVLIGRKHGLAYLLANRGYDVWMGNARGSRYSKRHERYSVNSSQFWDFSFHEIGFYDVPAFVDYVLANTGSHRLHYVGFSQGALTGFIALSDRYGMNDKIIELQALSPAVYMHRSLSGFIKLLVSVVRPLTDALEFIQRYEFLPYIEGQYNFYQAVCPAPAQTICRTLIYDVVGMNPDQLDVKTLRIFLGHFPAGSSLKQVKHYSQIIRDGIFRQFEYGDLAINLNRYGSPQVPRYNLSRATVPVRTYYGYNDHVVNYLNVLQLQQELPNLVGSYPVPDKLFSHIDFILANNVKQVLYDEVVRNVEKADAEAF, encoded by the exons ATGGTGCGTGTTATTTGGTTACTGGTGCTGTCTTCAGTCCATGTCTGTCTTGTCCAATGTGGATTCCGCAACAGCTCAGCACCATTTCTGATGGAGGAGGAAGACGCTCTGTTGACGGTG CCCCAGTTAATTCGGAAGAATGGCTTCTCGGTGGAGGAACATCGGGTTCGAACAGAGGACGGATATCTGTTGACAATGTTCCGAATTCCACCCAGAAAACCGGGACTACGGAAACATCCGGTTTTCATGATGCACTCTCTGTTCAGTAGCAGTGCCGATTGGGTTCTGATCGGTCGGAAGCACGGGTTAGCCTATCTACTGGCAAATCGTGGCTACGATGTTTGGATGGGCAATGCTCGAGGTTCGCGTTACTCGAAACGACACGAGCGCTACAGTGTCAATTCGTCGCAATTTTGGGACTTCAGCTTTCACGAAATCGGATTTTATGACGTCCCAGCGTTTGTGGATTATGTTCTAGCAAACACCGGAAGCCATCGACTTCACTATGTAGGGTTTTCGCAAGGTGCTTTGACAGGTTTCATAGCCCTAAGTGACCGTTACGGAATGAACGATAAAATAATCGAACTACAGGCTCTTTCACCTGCTGTCTACATGCACCGTAGCTTAAGTGGTTTCATAAAACTGTTAGTGTCCGTTGTTCGACCACTAACGGATGCGTTGGAGTTCATTCAAAGGTACGAATTCTTGCCGTACATTGAAGGGCAGTACAATTTTTATCAAGCGGTATGTCCAGCACCGGCCCAAACTATCTGTCGGACATTGATCTACGATGTTGTCGGTATGAATCCAGACCAGCTGGACGTG AAAACGCTAAGAATTTTCCTGGGACACTTCCCGGCGGGTTCATCGCTGAAGCAGGTAAAACACTACTCGCAAATCATTCGGGATGGAATTTTCCGGCAGTTCGAGTATGGCGACTTGGCTATCAATTTGAACCGATACGGAAGTCCTCAAGTTCCCCGGTACAATCTATCTCGAGCAACGGTTCCAGTGAGAACGTACTACGGATATAACGATCACGTGGTCAACTATCTTAATGTGCTGCAGCTGCAGCAGGAGCTACCGAACCTAGTGGGAAGCTATCCGGTGCCGGACAAACTGTTCAGCCATATTGATTTTATTCTTGCTAATAATGTCAAACAGGTGCTCTATGATGAAGTTGTCCGCAACGTGGAAAAGGCGGATGCAGAAGCCTTTTGA